A portion of the Bacillus thuringiensis genome contains these proteins:
- a CDS encoding dynamin family protein — MTNIVQTNGMKKLVCFYEEWQKHGDAENSLKLFEVIQKYKREQLMIAFCGHFSAGKSTMMNHLYKAQLLPTSPIPTSANVVKIEKGFDRVVVTIKSGEQYEYDGAYSAEELKQICKDGDEVIGVHIYRNDAPIPEGVMLVDTPGIDSTDDAHQLATESTLHLADVIFYMMDYNHVQSEVNLQFVKELKQRNKTVYLVINQIDKHKENELSFEDYKDSVKQSFSNWDIEVDGVYYTSLRMMNHPHNEIGSLETLITSIMKEKEQYVREGMERETEHLMGEHFSFIVSENEKALLTYEEELASPLSISEIVEKKEELTETKHREASKESHVRNEFIKGLQAILDNAYLMPFEMRELANAYLETKLTKFKVGLLFAKGKTEQEKQRRVEAFYSALQKTVETQLDFHVKEFIVAFLKEEGLFTEEIGKDIYALEIAFGPEMLAEVIKQGAGFTGDYLLLYTADVANELKKRYFTKAQQIFDKSAVVLKQKVKEAVARMEEEIEKYTMLQTAKETELQYSNNLETYESYLQNVWHERVATPEGLQIEEILQREKQIVSEKFTLQEQEMVNDNVAAHEEEIKGTAALNIQRILEKVKKAEMILEPLPALKHVQQEVIEKRRRVETKQFTVALFGAFSAGKSSFANALLGEKVLPVSPNPTTATINQILPVTEEKPHGTVMVQFKSKQALLEDMKAVYKLFHYEITTLDEALAQIDKVMKYPSPTGKQKTTFSFLRAVQKGYDAVSTYLGEQVQVTLEEFSDYVANEEKSCFVEYMELYYDCALTRQGVALVDTPGADSINARHTDVAFQYIKNADAILFVTYYNHVFSRADREFLIQLGRVKDTFALDKMFFLINAADLAESEEELEMVKGYIADQLLQYGIRNPRLFAISSLCALEEKQGKNVEKEKYGILQNSGITKFEESFTSFMMRDLMLVSVHALYGALQGADQLLVNMINGAKQGNEEKEKQTKKYEAERGQLLHIISSYSVLAEEQAMQNEVKELLYYVQQRLFLRYNDVFTEFINPASLRTDGNVKTQLQQCVMELVAFIQHDLLQEMRATSLRLEKWIDEAMKRAKDEIVVNCKVENQSISMNGTVEYEYKDITHKEPFPSVEIKDFKKALAHFKNEKSFFEKNDKAFMQEDAKSVLEPLVSNYVADEKDLFVHHYKQEWDMKWNLFQKVMQQDVMNYYESILFALAETIDVSLYEQSKEQLQKQLVEIEKEIYVI, encoded by the coding sequence ATGACAAACATAGTACAGACAAACGGTATGAAAAAACTTGTTTGTTTTTATGAAGAGTGGCAAAAACACGGCGATGCAGAGAATAGCTTAAAGTTGTTTGAAGTAATTCAAAAATATAAACGAGAGCAGCTTATGATAGCGTTCTGCGGTCACTTCTCAGCAGGGAAATCAACGATGATGAATCATCTATATAAAGCGCAGTTGTTACCAACAAGTCCAATTCCGACAAGCGCTAACGTCGTTAAAATTGAAAAGGGATTTGATCGTGTTGTTGTTACGATTAAATCTGGAGAACAGTACGAATATGACGGTGCATATTCAGCAGAAGAATTAAAGCAAATTTGTAAAGATGGCGATGAGGTAATTGGTGTTCATATTTATCGGAATGATGCACCAATTCCTGAGGGTGTTATGTTAGTTGATACACCAGGGATTGACTCAACAGATGATGCCCATCAACTAGCGACAGAATCAACGCTACATCTAGCAGACGTAATTTTTTATATGATGGATTATAATCACGTCCAATCGGAAGTGAATTTGCAATTTGTTAAAGAATTGAAACAACGTAATAAAACGGTTTATCTCGTTATAAATCAAATAGATAAACATAAAGAAAATGAATTATCATTTGAGGATTATAAAGATAGTGTGAAACAATCGTTCTCTAACTGGGATATTGAAGTAGATGGAGTTTATTATACGTCATTACGAATGATGAACCATCCACATAATGAAATTGGAAGTTTAGAAACATTAATTACTTCTATTATGAAAGAAAAAGAGCAGTATGTAAGAGAGGGAATGGAGCGAGAAACAGAACATTTAATGGGAGAACATTTCTCGTTTATTGTTTCTGAAAATGAAAAAGCTCTTTTGACATATGAGGAAGAGTTAGCATCACCGCTTTCGATTTCAGAAATAGTTGAAAAGAAAGAAGAGCTAACGGAAACTAAACATCGCGAGGCTAGTAAAGAATCTCATGTGAGAAACGAATTTATAAAAGGTTTACAAGCTATATTAGATAACGCGTATTTAATGCCATTTGAAATGAGAGAATTGGCAAATGCATATTTAGAAACGAAATTAACAAAGTTTAAAGTTGGTTTGCTATTTGCGAAAGGAAAGACGGAGCAAGAAAAACAAAGACGTGTAGAGGCGTTTTATTCTGCCCTTCAAAAGACTGTTGAAACGCAACTTGATTTTCATGTGAAAGAATTTATTGTAGCCTTCTTAAAAGAAGAGGGATTGTTCACGGAGGAAATTGGGAAAGACATATATGCTTTAGAAATTGCTTTTGGACCAGAAATGTTAGCTGAAGTCATTAAACAAGGTGCAGGTTTCACAGGTGATTACTTACTTCTTTATACAGCGGATGTAGCGAATGAACTGAAGAAACGTTATTTTACAAAAGCACAGCAAATTTTTGATAAAAGTGCAGTCGTTTTAAAGCAAAAAGTGAAGGAAGCAGTTGCTCGTATGGAAGAAGAGATTGAAAAATATACGATGTTGCAAACGGCAAAAGAGACGGAATTACAATACAGTAACAATTTAGAGACATATGAAAGTTATTTACAAAATGTTTGGCACGAGCGTGTTGCTACACCAGAAGGATTGCAAATAGAGGAGATATTGCAACGTGAAAAACAAATTGTTAGTGAGAAATTCACACTACAAGAGCAGGAAATGGTAAATGATAACGTAGCGGCTCATGAAGAAGAGATAAAAGGAACGGCAGCTTTAAATATTCAGCGTATATTAGAGAAAGTGAAGAAAGCTGAAATGATATTAGAGCCATTGCCAGCGCTGAAACATGTACAGCAAGAGGTGATAGAAAAAAGGCGTCGTGTGGAAACGAAACAATTTACAGTAGCGTTATTCGGAGCTTTTAGTGCTGGGAAATCATCATTTGCCAATGCCTTACTTGGTGAGAAGGTACTTCCTGTATCACCAAATCCGACGACGGCAACGATTAATCAAATTTTGCCGGTTACAGAGGAAAAACCACACGGAACAGTAATGGTTCAATTCAAATCAAAGCAAGCTCTATTAGAAGATATGAAAGCTGTTTATAAGCTGTTTCATTATGAGATTACTACGTTAGATGAGGCGTTAGCACAAATTGATAAAGTTATGAAATATCCTTCACCGACTGGGAAGCAAAAAACAACATTTAGCTTCTTACGAGCGGTACAAAAAGGGTATGATGCAGTTTCTACTTATTTAGGAGAACAAGTACAAGTCACATTAGAAGAGTTCTCTGATTATGTAGCGAATGAAGAAAAATCATGCTTCGTTGAGTATATGGAGCTTTATTATGATTGTGCTTTAACAAGGCAGGGAGTAGCGCTTGTAGACACACCTGGGGCGGATTCTATTAATGCTCGCCATACGGATGTTGCATTCCAGTATATTAAAAACGCAGATGCTATTTTATTTGTAACATATTATAACCATGTATTCTCTCGTGCTGATCGTGAATTTTTAATTCAGCTTGGTCGTGTAAAGGATACTTTTGCCCTTGATAAAATGTTCTTCTTAATTAATGCGGCGGATTTAGCAGAGTCTGAAGAAGAACTTGAAATGGTAAAAGGTTATATCGCAGATCAGCTACTGCAATACGGTATTAGAAATCCGCGTTTATTTGCAATTTCAAGTTTATGTGCGCTTGAAGAGAAACAAGGAAAGAATGTTGAAAAAGAGAAGTATGGTATTTTACAAAACTCTGGAATTACTAAGTTTGAGGAATCATTTACGTCCTTTATGATGAGAGATTTAATGCTTGTTTCTGTGCATGCTCTATACGGTGCGTTGCAAGGGGCAGATCAGCTTTTAGTAAACATGATAAATGGTGCAAAGCAGGGGAATGAAGAGAAAGAGAAGCAAACGAAAAAATATGAAGCAGAGCGCGGTCAACTACTTCATATCATTTCATCATATAGTGTACTTGCTGAAGAACAGGCGATGCAAAATGAAGTGAAAGAGTTGCTTTATTACGTGCAACAGCGTCTATTCCTACGCTATAACGATGTGTTTACTGAATTTATTAATCCGGCGTCACTTCGAACGGATGGAAATGTGAAAACACAATTGCAACAGTGTGTTATGGAATTGGTAGCATTTATTCAGCATGATTTATTACAAGAAATGCGTGCGACATCATTACGTCTTGAAAAATGGATAGACGAAGCGATGAAGCGTGCAAAGGACGAAATTGTAGTGAACTGTAAAGTAGAAAATCAATCAATTTCTATGAATGGAACAGTGGAGTATGAATATAAAGATATTACACATAAAGAACCGTTCCCTTCAGTTGAAATAAAAGATTTCAAAAAAGCACTGGCACATTTTAAAAATGAGAAAAGCTTTTTTGAAAAGAATGACAAAGCTTTTATGCAAGAAGACGCTAAATCTGTATTAGAACCGCTCGTATCAAACTATGTAGCCGATGAAAAAGATTTATTTGTTCATCATTATAAGCAAGAATGGGATATGAAGTGGAACTTATTCCAAAAAGTGATGCAACAAGATGTGATGAACTATTATGAAAGTATATTGTTTGCATTGGCTGAAACGATCGATGTATCTCTATATGAACAAAGTAAAGAACAATTGCAAAAGCAGTTAGTAGAGATTGAAAAAGAAATTTATGTTATATAG
- a CDS encoding DUF3931 domain-containing protein, with translation MDNNEKKCNVISIDGKKKKSDTYSYPKLVVENKTYEFSSFVLCGETPDGRRLVLTHMISTDEFAGFVKSLDTVLQKKIERIFFS, from the coding sequence ATGGACAACAATGAGAAAAAATGCAACGTCATCTCTATTGATGGAAAGAAGAAGAAAAGCGACACGTATTCCTACCCAAAATTAGTAGTAGAAAACAAAACATATGAATTTTCTTCATTCGTCTTATGCGGTGAAACACCAGATGGCAGACGACTCGTTCTTACTCATATGATTTCTACCGATGAATTTGCTGGATTTGTCAAATCTTTAGATACTGTACTGCAAAAGAAAATTGAACGAATCTTTTTCTCATAA
- a CDS encoding GNAT family N-acetyltransferase produces the protein MSFVIERILKEAIPKSLLLLADPSERQIATYVQRGLTYVAKQGDSVIGVYVLLETRPKTMEIMNIAVVEHMQGKGIGKKLLKHAVETAKEYGMSKIEIGTGNSSVSQLALYQKCGFRIFSIDFDYFSKHYEEEIIENGIVCRDMIRLAMELN, from the coding sequence ATGTCTTTTGTAATAGAACGTATTTTAAAAGAGGCTATACCGAAGTCTTTATTGCTACTTGCTGATCCAAGTGAACGGCAAATAGCTACATATGTACAAAGAGGGTTAACATACGTAGCAAAGCAAGGGGACAGCGTCATCGGTGTGTATGTTCTTTTGGAAACAAGGCCGAAGACGATGGAAATCATGAATATTGCGGTTGTAGAACATATGCAAGGAAAAGGTATTGGAAAGAAGCTATTAAAGCATGCTGTAGAAACAGCTAAGGAATATGGTATGTCCAAAATTGAAATTGGTACAGGTAATTCTAGTGTTTCACAACTTGCTTTATATCAAAAATGTGGATTTCGTATTTTTTCTATTGATTTTGATTACTTTTCAAAGCATTATGAAGAAGAGATTATTGAAAATGGGATTGTATGTCGTGATATGATTCGGCTTGCAATGGAATTGAATTAG
- a CDS encoding YpbS family protein — protein sequence MEVHKAITAHSRKQNESVKACLQLDAQREAAIEAAVSLASNGKEFSVDVINVVTKQINDLAKNGVTLQRKYVTEEMVMEYVSRLQEKEGR from the coding sequence ATGGAAGTACATAAAGCAATTACAGCACATTCTCGTAAACAAAATGAAAGTGTAAAAGCATGTTTACAATTAGATGCGCAGCGTGAAGCAGCTATTGAAGCAGCCGTATCTCTTGCGTCAAATGGGAAAGAATTTTCGGTGGATGTCATTAATGTTGTAACAAAGCAAATTAATGATCTTGCAAAAAATGGTGTTACCTTGCAGCGTAAATATGTTACAGAAGAAATGGTTATGGAGTATGTAAGTCGTTTACAAGAGAAAGAAGGTCGTTAA
- a CDS encoding sulfurtransferase: MIVTVEWLREHIEDENVRVIDCRFDLAKPNWGREKYKEEHIPHALYFDLNLDLSSPIAEHGGRHPLPSIEEFADKLSEVGIDEHTTVIAYDSQAGANAARLWWLCNYVGHEKVYILDGGFPVWKENGLPTTTEIPVVIRKTFKTNIQDHMLVSMETVRENIQAGADVTLIDSREPKRYAGVEELVDHKAGHIPTAVNYFWKDGMLQSGQFQNEAEQQERFQNLSKDKETIVYCGSGVTACPNIVALKLAGFQNVKLYAGSWSDWISYPENQIAKEED, from the coding sequence ATGATAGTTACAGTCGAATGGTTACGTGAGCATATAGAAGATGAGAACGTCCGTGTAATCGATTGTCGTTTTGATTTAGCGAAGCCTAATTGGGGTAGAGAAAAGTATAAAGAAGAACATATTCCTCATGCGTTATATTTTGATTTGAATTTAGATTTATCAAGTCCTATAGCAGAACATGGTGGCCGCCATCCGTTGCCAAGCATTGAAGAGTTTGCGGACAAGCTTTCGGAGGTTGGTATTGATGAACATACGACAGTAATTGCGTACGACAGTCAAGCTGGTGCAAATGCTGCTCGTTTATGGTGGTTATGTAACTATGTAGGACATGAGAAAGTATATATATTAGATGGTGGTTTCCCGGTTTGGAAAGAGAATGGACTACCGACAACAACGGAAATTCCTGTTGTTATACGAAAAACATTCAAAACAAACATACAAGATCATATGCTTGTATCGATGGAAACAGTAAGAGAGAATATCCAGGCAGGTGCAGATGTTACGTTAATTGATTCAAGAGAGCCAAAACGTTATGCTGGTGTAGAGGAACTTGTCGATCATAAAGCAGGACATATTCCGACAGCAGTAAATTATTTTTGGAAGGATGGAATGTTGCAATCAGGACAATTTCAGAATGAAGCTGAGCAACAAGAACGATTCCAAAACCTGTCGAAAGATAAGGAAACCATTGTATATTGTGGTTCTGGTGTTACGGCATGTCCAAATATCGTTGCATTAAAATTGGCTGGATTCCAAAATGTTAAATTGTATGCAGGTAGCTGGAGTGATTGGATTTCTTATCCAGAAAATCAAATTGCAAAAGAAGAAGATTAA
- a CDS encoding glutathionylspermidine synthase family protein: MSQYIRNRKEFYLKYPNFWSDLYECEYSLFHVFSITNQTLEQLQLATERMGKIFFKTARLLRNLSDEQLLELGFPPASLSFIRMKELYPESVISRFDFVITDDNQIKMLEFNSDTPTFIMECFQMNGKVCENLGYDDPNSDQERLLSSGVTKAVMEATKGLDNPNVVFTAHHEHIEDWNTTKYLSQLCHVENKVVPMSELRITKDALVDKDGAKIDVLYRQTYPIEDLIEDQDPETGDLVGVELLQLVKAGKLFIINPLSAFLLQPKSIQCLIWGLAEEEAFYTNEEQQWIKEYMLPTYLEPDLFLGKGSFVQKPSFGREGDTITIRDKDENIMLQNAHQTYKASLPIFQKYIELPVVSLETEKGMEKLSYVFGSFLIAGKASSIGIRAGEKITGNESYYLPVGIKRRGKK; the protein is encoded by the coding sequence ATGTCGCAATACATAAGAAATCGAAAAGAGTTTTATTTGAAATATCCGAATTTTTGGTCGGATTTATATGAATGTGAGTATAGTTTGTTTCATGTTTTTTCTATAACAAATCAGACTTTGGAACAATTGCAATTAGCTACTGAACGAATGGGGAAAATATTTTTTAAGACTGCTAGACTTTTACGTAATTTAAGTGACGAACAGCTTCTTGAGCTTGGTTTTCCTCCTGCGAGCTTATCATTCATTAGAATGAAAGAATTATATCCTGAATCTGTTATTTCACGATTTGATTTCGTTATAACGGACGATAACCAAATTAAAATGCTTGAGTTTAATAGTGATACACCAACTTTTATTATGGAATGCTTTCAAATGAATGGAAAAGTTTGTGAAAACCTAGGATATGATGATCCAAACTCGGATCAAGAACGATTACTATCTTCTGGTGTTACGAAAGCCGTAATGGAAGCGACAAAGGGATTAGACAATCCAAATGTTGTTTTTACAGCACATCATGAACATATTGAGGATTGGAATACGACTAAGTATTTGAGTCAGTTATGCCATGTTGAAAATAAAGTAGTGCCAATGTCAGAACTTAGAATTACGAAAGATGCTCTAGTCGATAAAGATGGGGCGAAGATTGATGTTTTATATCGCCAAACATATCCGATAGAAGATTTAATTGAGGATCAAGATCCTGAAACAGGAGATTTGGTAGGTGTGGAACTGTTACAACTTGTAAAAGCCGGAAAGCTTTTTATAATAAATCCTTTGTCAGCATTTTTACTTCAGCCAAAATCAATTCAGTGTCTTATTTGGGGGTTAGCAGAAGAAGAGGCCTTTTATACAAATGAGGAACAACAGTGGATTAAAGAATATATGTTACCTACATATTTAGAACCAGATTTATTTTTAGGAAAAGGTTCTTTCGTTCAAAAACCTTCATTTGGGAGAGAAGGAGATACAATTACGATTCGCGATAAAGACGAAAATATTATGCTTCAAAATGCACACCAAACGTATAAAGCGTCACTGCCGATATTTCAAAAGTATATAGAACTTCCAGTCGTATCCTTGGAAACAGAAAAAGGGATGGAGAAACTGTCGTATGTGTTTGGTTCGTTTTTAATTGCTGGAAAAGCGAGTAGTATCGGTATTCGCGCGGGAGAAAAGATTACAGGAAATGAATCGTACTATTTACCGGTAGGTATAAAAAGGAGGGGGAAAAAATGA
- a CDS encoding DUF350 domain-containing protein: MINFLLYLAVTLGLLCIGLFLMEVTTKVKEFKLMAQGNKAVSYVLGGRLLGLAIVLYSTAANSISLLDMISWGAVGILAQIIVFYLAEWLTPRFNINKSLEEDNQAVGLFLMFLSLSIGIVIAGCITY, from the coding sequence ATGATTAATTTTTTATTATATCTAGCAGTAACACTCGGACTTTTATGTATTGGTCTGTTCTTGATGGAAGTGACAACGAAAGTTAAGGAATTTAAGTTAATGGCTCAAGGGAATAAGGCGGTAAGCTATGTGCTTGGAGGACGATTACTTGGGTTAGCTATTGTTTTATATTCGACAGCAGCTAATTCAATTTCACTTCTTGATATGATTTCGTGGGGAGCAGTTGGGATTTTGGCTCAAATTATCGTCTTTTATTTAGCTGAGTGGCTTACACCACGCTTTAATATAAACAAAAGTCTCGAAGAAGATAATCAAGCAGTCGGTCTTTTTCTTATGTTTTTATCGCTTTCAATTGGGATTGTAATCGCTGGTTGTATAACTTATTAA
- a CDS encoding cation-transporting P-type ATPase — translation MLYANKTVGNTSYKLNKKSIKEQTMLQKNKDLLIEIATRDVKSVFAYFKTTRDGLSMKEAQKRIQVYGRNELTSKRAILAEVMMKLGGMIPGFSKQRVCDELQRETITVSRVECSSSTGLNSELKMMEIPVQELVPGDMIFLSAGDAVPADVRIIYADDLLVNESVLTGNEASIEKFESCYHLERKRFIPLKRMKDYNPLELENVCFKGSHIVSGNAKAVVVSTGKNTYSGILHTCCSRMS, via the coding sequence ATGTTATATGCAAACAAAACTGTGGGTAACACGTCATATAAACTAAATAAAAAATCAATAAAAGAACAAACAATGCTCCAAAAAAATAAAGATTTATTAATTGAAATTGCAACAAGAGATGTAAAATCTGTATTTGCATATTTTAAAACAACAAGAGACGGACTATCAATGAAAGAGGCGCAAAAACGTATTCAAGTATATGGCCGAAACGAACTAACTTCAAAAAGAGCAATTCTTGCAGAAGTAATGATGAAGCTTGGTGGCATGATTCCAGGTTTTTCAAAACAACGTGTGTGTGATGAATTACAACGTGAAACGATTACTGTATCTAGAGTAGAATGTTCTAGTAGTACAGGGCTAAATAGTGAACTGAAAATGATGGAGATACCAGTGCAAGAACTTGTACCTGGAGATATGATTTTTCTTTCGGCTGGAGATGCTGTGCCAGCTGATGTACGTATTATTTATGCAGATGATTTATTAGTGAATGAGTCTGTGTTAACGGGAAACGAAGCGAGTATAGAGAAGTTTGAAAGCTGCTATCACCTTGAACGTAAACGATTTATTCCATTAAAACGGATGAAAGATTATAATCCACTTGAGCTTGAAAATGTATGTTTTAAAGGTTCGCATATTGTTAGTGGAAATGCAAAGGCTGTCGTTGTTTCTACTGGGAAAAATACGTATTCAGGCATATTGCATACTTGTTGTAGTAGGATGTCTTAA
- a CDS encoding 5'-3' exonuclease yields MKKVLLVDGMALLFRAFYATSVYGQFMKRQDGTPTNGIHGYMKHLLTATQAIEPTHIVTCWDMGSTTFRTESFSNYKANRAAPPEELIPQFDLVQEMTAKLSIPVIGMKGYEADDCIGTLAKQYCNEAEVYILTGDTDLLQLVDKNVTVMLLRKGIGNYEYYTPEKIMEEKGVEPWQIVHAKAFMGDTSDNYPGVKGIGEKTAYKLIQEHGTVSAVLENVESLTKAQRTKIESDLENLNISLQLAQIHCEVPISCSLEEGLHTMDEEKLRFVCEEMNWGRPEILINML; encoded by the coding sequence ATGAAAAAAGTATTATTAGTTGATGGTATGGCACTATTATTTCGTGCTTTTTACGCAACAAGTGTCTACGGACAATTTATGAAACGACAAGATGGAACCCCTACGAACGGGATTCATGGTTATATGAAACACTTGTTAACAGCTACGCAAGCGATCGAACCAACACATATCGTTACATGCTGGGATATGGGAAGTACGACATTTAGAACAGAATCGTTCTCGAATTATAAAGCAAATCGTGCAGCGCCACCAGAAGAATTAATTCCTCAATTTGATTTAGTGCAAGAAATGACTGCGAAATTATCCATTCCAGTTATCGGTATGAAAGGCTACGAAGCCGATGATTGTATCGGTACGCTTGCAAAACAATATTGCAATGAAGCTGAAGTTTATATTTTAACTGGTGATACAGATTTACTTCAACTTGTTGATAAGAACGTTACAGTTATGCTTCTGCGTAAAGGAATTGGAAATTACGAATATTACACACCGGAGAAAATCATGGAAGAAAAAGGTGTAGAGCCGTGGCAAATCGTCCATGCAAAAGCTTTCATGGGAGATACAAGTGATAATTATCCAGGTGTAAAAGGTATCGGTGAAAAAACAGCGTATAAGCTTATTCAAGAGCACGGAACAGTATCCGCTGTACTAGAAAATGTAGAATCATTAACAAAAGCGCAGCGTACGAAGATTGAAAGTGATTTAGAGAACTTAAATATTTCGTTGCAATTAGCACAAATTCACTGTGAAGTTCCAATTTCATGTTCACTAGAAGAGGGATTACACACAATGGATGAAGAAAAACTTAGATTTGTTTGTGAAGAAATGAATTGGGGAAGACCTGAAATATTAATAAATATGCTATAA
- a CDS encoding FbpB family small basic protein, with the protein MRKKVRKSFKQLLIENKQSLLNNKENMKEIEERIEKRHVAYSGASN; encoded by the coding sequence ATGAGAAAAAAAGTGAGAAAATCTTTTAAACAATTATTAATTGAAAATAAACAATCACTATTAAATAATAAAGAAAATATGAAAGAAATTGAAGAGAGAATTGAGAAACGACATGTAGCATATAGTGGTGCCAGTAATTAA
- a CDS encoding acyltransferase family protein: MKRYEELDSIRGISSLIVMIGHHLMIFSAFQNYSYEDNKPFVVYLLKETPARLIFSSGNESVIIFFVLSGFVLYESIQKTYSSYGSYLLKRICRIYIPYIVAIIIAIICQATISEYGISYLSEWFNRSWTIESSPSLIAQHILLVGKYNTDAYNGVIWSLVHEMRISIIFPLILMICLRKTLRRSLLLLFSFSICSVVILFLFRSGLTLTSYALTLHYTVLFLLGALVAKYKNNLIVFYSNCTKNTKIAWFLFAILLFMYEGLIGEIKVLNNFIFRDYVVAISACLFVILSLSISTLSSLLRNKYLLYLGKISYSLYLYHIISLFSLVYMLHEILPLPIILIFSLIFSFIFAMLSYIYVEKFAFRVGKYVTKQVDRKEKGLSVKSDLQDVIQKRAVK; this comes from the coding sequence ATGAAGAGATACGAAGAATTGGATTCTATAAGAGGGATTTCTTCATTAATAGTAATGATCGGTCATCATTTAATGATTTTTTCAGCATTTCAAAATTACAGTTATGAAGATAATAAACCATTTGTTGTGTATCTATTAAAAGAAACGCCTGCTCGTCTTATTTTTAGTAGTGGTAACGAATCTGTTATTATCTTTTTTGTTTTGAGCGGATTTGTTTTGTATGAATCTATTCAAAAAACCTATAGTAGCTACGGGTCATACCTTTTAAAACGTATATGCAGAATATATATTCCCTATATTGTGGCAATAATTATAGCTATTATATGCCAGGCTACAATTAGTGAATATGGTATTTCTTATTTAAGTGAATGGTTTAATCGCTCATGGACGATTGAAAGTTCTCCAAGCTTAATAGCGCAACATATTTTATTGGTTGGGAAATATAATACAGATGCATATAACGGTGTGATTTGGTCACTTGTCCATGAAATGCGAATATCAATAATTTTTCCGTTAATTTTGATGATTTGTTTACGAAAAACGTTAAGGCGTTCATTACTATTATTGTTTAGTTTTAGTATATGTTCTGTCGTAATATTATTTTTGTTTCGCTCGGGCTTAACATTAACAAGCTATGCGTTAACGTTGCATTACACGGTGCTGTTTTTACTAGGAGCACTAGTTGCGAAGTATAAAAATAATTTAATAGTTTTTTATAGTAATTGTACTAAAAACACGAAAATTGCATGGTTTTTATTTGCGATTTTACTTTTTATGTATGAAGGACTGATTGGAGAAATTAAAGTGCTCAATAATTTTATATTTCGAGACTACGTAGTGGCGATAAGTGCATGTCTATTTGTTATATTAAGCTTGTCAATATCAACTTTGTCGTCCTTGCTACGTAATAAATACTTGTTATATTTGGGGAAGATTTCTTACAGTCTTTATTTATATCATATTATATCGTTATTTTCCCTTGTATACATGCTCCATGAAATATTACCGTTGCCTATTATTTTAATTTTCTCGCTTATTTTTTCGTTTATATTTGCAATGCTTTCGTATATATATGTAGAAAAATTTGCATTCAGAGTCGGAAAGTATGTAACAAAACAAGTGGATAGAAAGGAGAAAGGGTTATCTGTAAAGAGTGACTTGCAGGATGTTATTCAGAAAAGGGCGGTGAAATAA